The Deltaproteobacteria bacterium genomic interval TTCGATACCCGCCTTTCTCAGACAGTTAAGCGATCTGGCGGAAAGATCCATTTCCTCAATAGTATTAAAAAGTATTTCTTCCGTTCCTTTTATCTCCTGTGTGTCTTCGCTCTCGGGAACCTCGTCGACCTCCGCTTCGTCGAAATTAATGAATACCGAAAGCTGGTTCTTTATTATCTTGGACGCGTAAGCGAGCGAGTCCTCGGGCAAGACGGTTCCGTTCGTCCATATTTCAAGTGTAAGTCTCTGGAAGTCCGTACGTCTTCCCACGCGCGAGTTCGTAACGGCATAATTAACCTTTCTTACCGGCGAGAACAGCGCGTCTATCGGAATAACCCCTATGGTGTTCTGTATCTCGCCCCTTCTTTCGACCGGCTCATACCCCCTACCCATCTCGACGGTCATCTCCATCTCGAGCTTGGCGCCTTCGGCCAGTGTTGCTACGTGATAATCCGGGTTGAGTATTTCCACGTTATGACCGGTGGATATGTCGCCTGCCTTTATATCGCACTCTCCCTGTCCGCTTACGGTTATCATCTGGGGCTCATAGGTGTGCATTTTAAGCTCTATGCCCTTGAGGTTAAGTATTATCTCGGTGACGTCCTCTTTAACCCCCGGTATAGACGAGAACTCATGCAGCACCCCGTCTATTTTTATTGAAGTTATCGCGGGACCCTGAATGGAAGACAGCAGAACCCTTCTTAAAGCGTTCCCCAATGTTACCCCGTATCCACGTTCCAGAGGCTCACATACGAATTTTGAGTAAAATGGAGTTGCGCTTTTTTCTTCCCTCTCTATCCTCTTGGGTTTAATTAAATCCTGCCAATTTTTTTGAAAATCCTTCACCATGTTTCCTCCATTTTTCAAATCCGACATAAATACCCCTTTTGGAACCGATTAATAATATTATCTAAACGACTATATCCTTGAATAGAACTCCACGATAAGCTGTTCTTCGATTGGAAATGTGACGTCATCCCTCATGGGGAGTCTCACAACCGAACCTTTATAATTCTCCGTATCGAGCTCAAGCCACTCGGGAACGCCTCTGCGGGAGCTGAATTCGAGGGCCTGATTTATTCTCTGAAGTTTTTTGCTCTTCTCCCTGATTTCAATCTTGTCGCCCTCCTCTACCTGATAGGACGGAATATTGACCACTTCACCGTTGACGAGTATGTGCTTGTGGCTGACAAGCTGCCTTGCGTCGTTCCTGGAGCTGCCGAAACAGAGCCTGTATACAACGTTATCGAGCCTCGTTTCGAGCATTGAAATAAGTATCGAGCCTGTGACGCCTTTCAGATGCGCGGCCTTGTGAAAATATCCCCTGAACTGCTTCTCCCTTATACCGTACATCCTCTTTACTTTTTGCTTCTCTCTCAGCCTGACCCCGAATTCAGAGAATCTGCTGCGAAATTTTCCGTGCTCTCCGGGAACCTGATCGGGCCTTTTCTCTATGGCCGTTTTACCGTTATAGCTTCGCTCCCCTTTGAGAAAGAGATTCACGCCCTCTC includes:
- the rpsD gene encoding 30S ribosomal protein S4; translated protein: MGRYTGPTDRLSRREGVNLFLKGERSYNGKTAIEKRPDQVPGEHGKFRSRFSEFGVRLREKQKVKRMYGIREKQFRGYFHKAAHLKGVTGSILISMLETRLDNVVYRLCFGSSRNDARQLVSHKHILVNGEVVNIPSYQVEEGDKIEIREKSKKLQRINQALEFSSRRGVPEWLELDTENYKGSVVRLPMRDDVTFPIEEQLIVEFYSRI
- a CDS encoding DNA-directed RNA polymerase subunit alpha, with product MSDLKNGGNMVKDFQKNWQDLIKPKRIEREEKSATPFYSKFVCEPLERGYGVTLGNALRRVLLSSIQGPAITSIKIDGVLHEFSSIPGVKEDVTEIILNLKGIELKMHTYEPQMITVSGQGECDIKAGDISTGHNVEILNPDYHVATLAEGAKLEMEMTVEMGRGYEPVERRGEIQNTIGVIPIDALFSPVRKVNYAVTNSRVGRRTDFQRLTLEIWTNGTVLPEDSLAYASKIIKNQLSVFINFDEAEVDEVPESEDTQEIKGTEEILFNTIEEMDLSARSLNCLRKAGIEYAGDLVQKSEDDLLNLENFGKRSLFEIKERLIEMGLDLGLKIDQEVFENEKAKRGEKIASQ